One Leclercia pneumoniae genomic region harbors:
- the cobT gene encoding nicotinate-nucleotide--dimethylbenzimidazole phosphoribosyltransferase — protein MQSIEALVAAIAPLDAEKMAQAAQHIDGLVKPLNSLGRLEALAIQLAGMRGLPPLGDLAKEIIVMCADHGVYQEGVALAPQAVTRLQAQNMLNGSSGVCVLAKSNQTTVLPVDVGINGDPLDGMLSLKVARGSDNIAVGPAMRREQAEQILLASAELVKQRAAAGIAVLGTGELGMANTTPASAMISVLCGCDPHEVVGHGANLPPERLQHKEAIVRQAIRVNQPNPADALDVLAKVGGYDLVGMTGVILGAGACGLPVVLDGFLSYASAIAACQIAPAVKHYCIPSHFSAEKGSQRALEHLGLQPYLWLDLRLGEGSGAALGMSIVSAACAMYSQMGVLAHSGIDLKA, from the coding sequence ATGCAGAGCATAGAAGCGCTGGTGGCGGCGATCGCCCCGCTGGACGCAGAGAAAATGGCGCAGGCCGCGCAGCACATTGATGGTCTGGTGAAGCCGCTGAATAGCCTTGGCAGGCTGGAGGCGCTGGCTATTCAACTGGCGGGTATGCGGGGGCTGCCGCCGCTGGGCGATCTGGCCAAAGAGATTATCGTGATGTGCGCCGACCACGGTGTCTATCAGGAGGGGGTTGCGCTGGCTCCGCAGGCGGTCACCCGTCTTCAGGCGCAGAATATGCTCAATGGCTCCTCTGGCGTCTGCGTGCTGGCGAAAAGCAACCAGACGACGGTGCTGCCGGTGGATGTGGGCATTAACGGCGACCCACTCGACGGGATGCTCAGCCTGAAAGTGGCGCGGGGCAGCGATAACATCGCCGTCGGCCCGGCAATGCGTCGCGAGCAGGCGGAACAGATCCTGCTGGCGAGCGCTGAGCTGGTAAAACAGCGAGCCGCAGCGGGGATCGCGGTGTTGGGTACCGGTGAGCTGGGGATGGCGAACACCACCCCCGCCTCGGCGATGATCAGCGTCCTGTGCGGCTGCGATCCGCATGAGGTGGTGGGGCATGGTGCAAACCTGCCCCCCGAGCGGCTGCAGCACAAGGAGGCGATTGTCAGGCAGGCCATCCGCGTTAATCAGCCCAATCCCGCCGATGCGCTGGACGTGCTGGCGAAGGTAGGGGGGTATGACCTGGTGGGGATGACCGGGGTTATCCTGGGGGCCGGGGCCTGCGGACTGCCGGTGGTGCTCGACGGATTTCTCTCTTACGCTTCGGCAATCGCGGCCTGCCAGATCGCGCCGGCGGTGAAACACTACTGTATCCCTTCCCATTTCTCGGCAGAGAAGGGATCGCAGCGTGCGCTGGAACATCTTGGTTTACAGCCCTATCTCTGGCTCGACCTCCGGCTTGGCGAGGGGAGCGGCGCCGCGCTGGGCATGTCGATCGTCAGCGCCGCCTGCGCCATGTATAGCCAGATGGGCGTGCTGGCGCACAGCGGCATTGACCTTAAGGCTTAA
- a CDS encoding autotransporter domain-containing protein, translating into MADNNSYSNLNIAQIDGNVGTLINNGTLASVNRYHYGSILEVSSAGVVSNFINHGKIEFSSDSYSLNYYDTGAIDNAGNIGTLTNAVDGTINGPRGISNLGRIDNLNNAGVIATESGNMPGFGNNGAIYNSGSIGTLHNTGSLIATEDMMGDSSGVYNQGTITTLINDNTIEASNSGIHNYGIINTLENNGTIHGSIGIFDSTSGTTSIKSIVNNGEIVGSYSGIYLINFNTTPDAMTIVNNGVISGQTYALYIYSDINNGNASADVTLTNTNMVKGIIESRSPVALKINGGDHSVGVLTGLDGLNTVGTITTTKSDLIFGTGSLLLNDNVLTNNSTVVNDAASLQVNNAISITGDYHQKAAATLISGISDLATQDLDLLSDSGYGRLNVSGNAVIDAGSSVNLLRTGSTYKFAEGQRYVVINAQGADTQYNASALKYKAVGYNGKVYGSVYEVDANKALVLTVGPQNSEPDVVTNPTKPEPTAPTQPTQPTPTQPTTPTKPTPTLPTTPTKPTPTQPTPTQPTQPTQPAQPEPTLPTQPTQPSQPEPTEPAQPGKHSWATTPTATAALGGLSNYSGIASPQLLELYNASLAIDGTAEANRVGEKLSPGQNINTSTAAGVATSTAQAVVGAHIDAVRNPQASGTTGVATGDDYSANWIVWGQPFGGYARQDSTRDISGYSAKFGGLILGADRALGDDWRLGAAVNYSNTSVHGKDNLSGNTSTADNYGVIAYAGYTGEPWYLNLSAGLNRQNYSSVRRAEFTGFSGSAQGKFNGSSVTLQTEFGYPITLPADVVVTPLASLTYGYQHVDGYTETGGNGMALDVGSTHSESVVSDIGARIEKTFDTGLGKLTPFAQVSWIHQYDNRQMSSRATYAADTIGETSFITKGAAPVEDMAGLAVGSTLYDANELSIDARYDLQAGDRYQAHTFSLRLRKMF; encoded by the coding sequence ATGGCTGACAATAATTCTTATAGCAATCTTAATATTGCCCAAATTGATGGTAATGTCGGTACACTGATTAACAATGGCACCCTTGCCAGCGTCAATCGCTATCACTATGGCAGTATTCTTGAAGTCAGTTCTGCCGGTGTAGTTTCAAACTTCATCAACCATGGCAAAATTGAATTTTCATCCGACAGCTATAGCCTTAATTATTACGATACTGGCGCGATTGATAATGCCGGCAATATCGGCACGCTGACTAACGCAGTTGATGGCACAATTAACGGGCCACGCGGTATCAGTAACCTGGGGCGAATTGATAATTTAAATAACGCCGGGGTCATCGCAACCGAATCAGGAAATATGCCAGGATTTGGCAACAATGGCGCTATTTACAACAGCGGCTCCATCGGTACGCTGCATAACACCGGAAGTCTGATCGCCACTGAGGATATGATGGGTGACAGCTCAGGGGTTTATAACCAGGGCACCATCACCACGCTGATTAACGATAATACCATTGAGGCCAGTAACAGCGGCATTCACAACTACGGTATCATCAATACCCTCGAGAATAATGGCACGATCCACGGCAGCATTGGTATCTTTGACAGTACCTCCGGCACTACCTCAATCAAGAGTATCGTTAATAACGGCGAGATCGTTGGTAGTTACTCAGGTATTTACCTGATTAATTTCAATACCACGCCGGATGCCATGACCATTGTGAATAACGGCGTGATAAGCGGCCAGACCTACGCGCTCTATATTTACAGCGACATCAATAATGGCAATGCCAGCGCTGACGTGACGCTGACTAACACCAATATGGTGAAGGGCATTATTGAATCCCGTAGCCCTGTCGCGCTGAAAATTAACGGCGGCGATCACTCCGTGGGCGTGCTGACCGGCCTTGATGGTCTCAACACTGTCGGCACCATTACCACCACCAAATCCGATCTCATCTTTGGTACCGGTTCCCTGTTGCTGAATGACAACGTGTTGACCAACAACAGCACCGTGGTGAACGACGCGGCCTCGCTGCAGGTGAATAACGCCATCAGCATCACCGGCGATTACCATCAAAAAGCCGCTGCGACGCTGATTTCCGGGATCTCCGATCTGGCGACCCAGGACCTCGACCTGCTGAGCGACAGTGGCTACGGCCGCCTGAACGTTAGCGGCAACGCCGTCATCGACGCGGGTTCCAGCGTTAACCTACTGCGTACCGGCAGCACCTACAAATTCGCTGAAGGTCAGCGCTATGTGGTGATTAACGCGCAGGGCGCGGACACGCAATACAACGCCAGCGCGTTGAAATATAAAGCCGTCGGTTATAACGGCAAGGTTTACGGTTCAGTGTATGAGGTTGATGCCAATAAAGCCCTGGTGCTGACCGTGGGCCCACAGAACAGTGAACCGGATGTGGTGACGAACCCAACCAAACCTGAGCCGACAGCGCCGACGCAGCCGACGCAGCCGACGCCAACTCAACCGACTACGCCGACAAAGCCGACCCCAACTCTGCCGACAACGCCGACGAAGCCGACTCCGACTCAGCCGACGCCGACGCAGCCCACTCAGCCAACTCAGCCGGCGCAACCTGAGCCGACTCTGCCGACGCAACCGACTCAGCCATCACAACCTGAGCCGACAGAACCTGCACAGCCAGGTAAACACAGCTGGGCTACCACGCCAACCGCAACCGCGGCGCTGGGCGGTCTGAGCAACTACTCTGGCATCGCTTCCCCGCAGCTGCTTGAACTGTATAACGCCTCTTTAGCGATCGATGGCACTGCAGAAGCCAACCGCGTGGGCGAGAAGCTTTCTCCGGGTCAGAACATCAACACCAGCACCGCAGCAGGGGTAGCAACCTCTACCGCGCAGGCCGTGGTTGGCGCACACATTGATGCCGTACGCAATCCACAGGCCTCCGGCACCACGGGCGTGGCGACCGGCGACGACTATAGCGCGAACTGGATCGTCTGGGGTCAGCCGTTTGGCGGTTATGCCCGTCAGGACAGCACCCGCGATATCAGCGGTTACTCCGCCAAATTCGGCGGTCTGATCCTCGGCGCCGACCGCGCGCTGGGCGACGACTGGCGTCTGGGTGCGGCGGTGAACTACAGCAACACCTCTGTTCACGGTAAAGACAACCTGAGTGGTAACACCTCTACCGCCGATAACTACGGTGTGATTGCTTACGCAGGTTATACCGGCGAACCCTGGTACCTGAACCTCTCCGCAGGGCTGAACCGTCAGAACTACAGCTCCGTTCGTCGCGCTGAGTTCACCGGTTTCTCCGGCTCCGCTCAGGGTAAATTTAACGGCTCTTCCGTCACCCTGCAGACCGAGTTCGGTTACCCGATCACCCTGCCGGCAGACGTGGTCGTCACGCCGCTCGCCAGCCTGACTTACGGTTATCAGCATGTTGATGGCTATACCGAGACAGGCGGAAACGGCATGGCGCTGGACGTGGGCAGCACCCACTCTGAATCGGTGGTGAGTGATATCGGTGCCCGCATCGAAAAAACCTTCGACACTGGTCTGGGTAAGCTGACGCCATTCGCACAGGTTTCCTGGATCCACCAGTATGACAACCGTCAAATGAGCAGCCGTGCGACCTACGCCGCAGATACCATTGGTGAAACCAGCTTCATCACCAAAGGCGCGGCCCCGGTCGAAGATATGGCCGGTCTGGCGGTTGGTAGCACGCTATATGACGCAAACGAGTTGAGCATTGATGCCCGTTACGATCTGCAGGCAGGTGACCGTTACCAGGCGCATACCTTCAGTCTGCGTTTACGTAAGATGTTCTGA
- a CDS encoding DUF554 domain-containing protein produces MVIGPFINASAVLLGGVLGAVLSQRLPERIRSSMPSIFGLASLGIGILLVIKCANLPVMVLATLLGALIGEFCYLEKGINGAVGKAKNLISRGKNAAGAHDSFIQSYVAIIILFCASGTGIFGSMQEGMTGDPSILIAKAFLDFFTATIFATTLGIAVAAISVPMLLIQLALATCATLILPLTTPAMMADFTAVGGLLLLATGLRICGIKMFAVVNMLPALIIAMPLSALWTAFFA; encoded by the coding sequence TTGGTTATCGGCCCCTTTATCAATGCAAGTGCCGTGCTGCTGGGCGGCGTGCTTGGCGCGGTTTTAAGCCAGCGTTTACCTGAGCGTATTCGCTCCTCCATGCCGTCGATTTTTGGTCTGGCCTCGCTGGGTATCGGCATTCTGCTGGTCATCAAGTGCGCCAACCTGCCGGTGATGGTGCTGGCGACCCTGCTCGGTGCGTTGATCGGCGAATTTTGCTATCTGGAAAAAGGTATTAATGGCGCTGTCGGCAAAGCCAAAAATCTGATCTCGCGCGGCAAGAACGCTGCTGGCGCGCACGATTCATTTATTCAGAGCTATGTGGCAATCATTATTCTCTTCTGCGCCAGCGGCACCGGTATTTTTGGCTCGATGCAGGAGGGGATGACCGGCGACCCGAGCATTCTTATCGCTAAGGCATTTCTCGATTTCTTCACCGCCACCATCTTTGCCACCACGCTGGGTATCGCCGTGGCGGCGATTAGCGTGCCGATGTTGCTGATTCAGCTTGCTTTGGCGACCTGTGCCACACTCATATTGCCGCTCACCACTCCCGCGATGATGGCCGATTTTACTGCCGTGGGTGGCCTGCTGCTGCTGGCAACCGGGTTGCGGATTTGCGGCATTAAGATGTTCGCCGTGGTGAATATGCTTCCCGCGTTGATCATCGCTATGCCGCTCTCGGCCCTGTGGACGGCCTTTTTTGCCTGA
- a CDS encoding DUF2238 domain-containing protein, translating into MTATTLSPALKGGALILLLVLIYTGVYTGDRITWLMEVTPVVIVVPLLLATHQRYPLTPLLYILIFFHALILMVGGMYTYAKVPIGFEVQALFDLSRNPYDKLGHFFQGLVPALAAREILLRGHYVQGRKMTAFLVCCIALAISATYELIEWWAALAMGQGADDFLGTQGDPWDTQSDMFCALLGALTTVLLLGRTHQRQLMRTVKP; encoded by the coding sequence ATGACTGCAACCACGCTCTCCCCGGCATTAAAAGGCGGCGCGCTGATCCTGCTGCTTGTCCTGATCTACACCGGTGTCTATACCGGCGACCGTATCACCTGGCTGATGGAAGTCACGCCGGTGGTGATCGTTGTGCCTCTACTGCTGGCAACCCATCAGCGCTATCCCTTAACCCCGCTGCTCTACATTCTGATTTTCTTCCACGCCCTCATTTTGATGGTCGGCGGGATGTACACCTATGCCAAAGTGCCCATCGGTTTTGAGGTGCAGGCGCTGTTCGACCTCAGCCGCAACCCCTACGACAAATTGGGTCACTTCTTCCAGGGGCTGGTGCCGGCCCTGGCCGCGCGGGAGATCTTGCTGCGCGGTCATTACGTTCAGGGGCGCAAAATGACCGCGTTTCTGGTCTGCTGCATTGCGCTGGCCATTAGCGCCACCTATGAGCTGATCGAGTGGTGGGCGGCGCTGGCGATGGGACAAGGCGCGGATGATTTCCTCGGGACCCAGGGCGATCCCTGGGATACCCAGTCGGATATGTTCTGCGCCCTGCTCGGCGCGCTCACCACCGTCCTGCTGCTCGGGCGCACTCATCAGCGACAGCTAATGAGGACGGTTAAGCCTTAA
- the mltC gene encoding membrane-bound lytic murein transglycosylase MltC, producing the protein MKKFLALALVAPLLVSCSSKNKGDSYNEAWIKDTNGFDILMGQFAHNIENIWGFNEVLIAGPKDYVKYTDAYQTRSHINFDDGTITIETIAGTEPAARLRQAIIKTLLMGDDPGTIDLYSDADDITISKEPFLYGQVVDQTGQPIRWEGRASNFADYLLQTRMKSRTNGLKIIYSVTINLVPNHLDKRAHKYIGMVRQASRKYGVDESLILAIMQTESSFNPYAVSRSDALGLMQVVQHSAGKDVFRSQGKSGTPSRSYLFDPASNIDTGTAYLAMLNNVYLSGIDNPTSRRYAVITAYNGGAGSVLRVFSSDKLQAANIINSMAPGDVYQTLTTRHPSGESRRYLYKVNTAQKNYRRR; encoded by the coding sequence ATGAAAAAATTTTTAGCGCTAGCCCTTGTTGCGCCGTTGCTTGTTTCTTGTTCCTCGAAAAATAAAGGCGATAGCTATAACGAAGCCTGGATAAAAGACACTAACGGTTTTGACATTCTGATGGGGCAGTTTGCCCATAACATTGAAAATATTTGGGGATTTAACGAGGTCCTGATTGCCGGACCAAAAGATTACGTTAAATATACCGACGCGTATCAGACCCGTAGCCACATCAACTTTGATGACGGTACGATCACGATTGAAACCATTGCAGGCACAGAACCTGCGGCACGCCTGCGTCAGGCCATCATCAAAACCTTGTTGATGGGTGACGATCCGGGCACTATCGATCTCTACTCTGATGCCGACGACATCACCATCTCTAAAGAGCCGTTCCTGTACGGCCAGGTAGTGGACCAGACCGGCCAGCCGATTCGCTGGGAAGGTCGCGCCTCGAACTTCGCCGATTATCTGTTACAAACGCGCATGAAGAGCCGCACCAACGGCCTGAAAATTATCTACAGCGTCACCATCAATCTGGTACCGAACCACCTTGATAAACGTGCCCATAAGTACATCGGTATGGTGCGTCAGGCGTCGCGTAAGTATGGCGTCGATGAGTCGCTGATCCTTGCGATTATGCAGACTGAATCCTCGTTTAACCCGTATGCCGTCAGCCGTTCCGATGCGCTGGGCCTGATGCAGGTTGTGCAGCACAGCGCCGGGAAAGACGTGTTCCGTTCACAGGGGAAATCGGGTACGCCGAGCCGTAGCTATCTGTTCGATCCTGCCAGTAACATTGATACCGGCACCGCCTACCTGGCGATGCTGAACAATGTCTACCTGAGCGGCATTGATAACCCTACGTCGCGTCGTTATGCGGTGATCACCGCCTACAACGGCGGTGCGGGCAGCGTGCTGCGCGTCTTCTCCAGCGATAAGCTGCAGGCGGCGAATATCATCAACAGCATGGCGCCAGGTGATGTCTATCAGACCCTGACCACCCGCCATCCGTCCGGTGAATCCCGTCGCTACCTCTACAAAGTGAATACGGCGCAGAAAAACTATCGTCGCCGTTAG
- a CDS encoding ornithine decarboxylase, with amino-acid sequence MKTMKIAVSRELVSALSTHREVVTLDNTDFTDVAAVVITLADSHSGILALLKRTGFQLPVFMFSQEPLDAPAGVAAVIAGKAQEWLELENAACHYEETLLPPFFDTLTQYVAMENSTFACPGHQHGAFFKKHPAGRQFFDFFGENLFRADMCNADVKLGDLLIHEGSAKHAQKFAAKVFNADKTYFVLNGTSAANKVVTNALLTRGDLVLFDRNNHKSNHHGALIQAGATPVYLEAARNPFGFIGGIDEHCFNDDYLRKLIREVAPAKANDARPFRLAVIQLGTYDGTIYNARQVIDKIGHLCDYILFDSAWVGYEQFIPMMADSSPLLLELNENDPGIFVTQSVHKQQAGFSQTSQIHKKDNHIRGQARFCPHKRLNNAFMLHASTSPFYPLFAALDVNAKMHEGESGRRLWAECVALGIEARKAIIANCKMIRPFIPPEVGGRPWQDHPTHAIASELRFFSFEPGAKWHGFEGYASEQYFVDPCKLLLTTPGIDAQTGEYTDFGIPATILAHYLRENGIVPEKCDLNSILFLLTPAESADKMAQLVAMLGQFEQHIEDDTPLADVLPTIWQKYPVRYRDYTLRQLCQEMHDLYVSFDVKDLQKAMFRQESLPPVAMNPQDANQGFIRGDVKLVRISEAEGRIAAEGALPYPPGVLCVVPGEVWGGAVQRYFLALEEGVNLLPGFSPELQGVYSEKDADGIKRLYGYVLK; translated from the coding sequence ATGAAAACAATGAAAATTGCCGTCAGCCGCGAGCTGGTTTCCGCCTTGTCCACGCACCGGGAAGTGGTGACGCTGGATAACACCGATTTTACGGATGTGGCGGCAGTCGTCATTACCCTCGCTGATAGTCACAGCGGTATCCTGGCCTTACTGAAACGCACGGGGTTCCAGCTACCTGTATTTATGTTCTCGCAAGAGCCGCTGGATGCGCCTGCCGGGGTTGCCGCCGTCATCGCGGGTAAAGCGCAGGAGTGGCTGGAGCTCGAAAACGCCGCCTGCCACTACGAAGAGACGCTGCTGCCGCCATTTTTTGACACCCTGACCCAGTACGTTGCCATGGAGAACAGCACCTTTGCCTGCCCTGGCCATCAGCACGGTGCCTTCTTTAAAAAGCACCCGGCCGGGCGTCAGTTCTTCGACTTTTTTGGCGAGAATCTCTTTCGCGCCGATATGTGCAACGCCGACGTCAAACTGGGCGATCTGCTGATCCACGAAGGCTCGGCCAAGCATGCGCAGAAATTCGCGGCAAAGGTCTTTAACGCCGACAAAACCTACTTCGTGCTGAACGGCACCTCTGCCGCTAACAAAGTGGTGACCAATGCGCTGCTCACCCGTGGCGACCTGGTGCTGTTTGACCGCAACAACCATAAATCAAACCATCATGGAGCGCTGATTCAGGCCGGTGCGACGCCGGTCTATCTGGAGGCGGCGCGAAACCCGTTTGGCTTTATCGGCGGGATTGATGAACACTGCTTTAACGATGACTATCTGCGAAAATTGATTCGCGAGGTGGCACCCGCGAAGGCGAACGATGCACGTCCGTTCCGCCTGGCGGTGATCCAGCTCGGCACCTACGATGGCACCATCTACAATGCTCGTCAGGTCATCGACAAAATTGGTCACCTCTGTGACTACATCCTGTTTGACTCGGCATGGGTCGGTTATGAGCAGTTTATCCCGATGATGGCTGACAGCTCACCGCTGTTACTGGAACTGAACGAGAACGATCCAGGTATTTTTGTCACCCAGTCGGTGCACAAACAGCAGGCCGGGTTCTCGCAAACCTCGCAAATTCACAAAAAAGATAACCACATTCGCGGCCAGGCACGCTTCTGCCCGCATAAGCGCCTGAATAATGCCTTTATGCTGCATGCCTCTACCAGCCCGTTCTATCCGCTGTTTGCCGCGCTGGATGTGAACGCCAAAATGCACGAAGGGGAGAGCGGACGCCGTCTCTGGGCTGAGTGCGTCGCGCTGGGTATTGAAGCGCGTAAAGCGATTATCGCTAACTGCAAAATGATACGTCCGTTTATTCCGCCGGAGGTAGGCGGGCGACCCTGGCAGGACCATCCCACCCACGCGATTGCCAGTGAACTGCGCTTCTTTAGCTTTGAGCCGGGAGCAAAATGGCATGGCTTTGAGGGCTACGCCAGTGAGCAATATTTTGTCGATCCCTGCAAGCTACTGCTGACCACCCCCGGCATCGACGCGCAAACCGGGGAGTACACCGACTTCGGTATTCCGGCGACTATTCTGGCGCACTATCTGCGTGAAAACGGGATTGTGCCGGAGAAATGCGACCTCAACTCAATCCTCTTCCTGCTCACCCCGGCGGAGAGTGCAGATAAGATGGCGCAGCTGGTGGCAATGCTCGGCCAGTTTGAACAGCACATTGAAGACGATACGCCGCTGGCGGATGTGCTGCCCACCATCTGGCAGAAGTATCCGGTGCGCTACCGCGACTACACCCTGCGTCAGCTATGCCAGGAGATGCACGATCTGTACGTCAGCTTTGATGTGAAAGATTTGCAAAAAGCGATGTTCCGACAGGAGAGCCTGCCGCCGGTGGCGATGAACCCGCAGGATGCTAACCAGGGGTTTATCCGCGGCGACGTGAAGCTGGTGCGTATTAGCGAAGCGGAAGGGCGTATCGCTGCTGAAGGGGCGTTGCCTTATCCACCGGGCGTGCTGTGCGTTGTGCCTGGCGAAGTGTGGGGCGGGGCGGTACAGCGTTACTTCCTGGCGCTGGAAGAGGGGGTTAATCTTCTGCCCGGCTTCTCACCGGAGCTACAGGGAGTCTACAGCGAAAAGGATGCGGACGGAATTAAGCGGTTGTACGGCTATGTGCTGAAGTGA
- a CDS encoding IS1-like element IS1A family transposase (programmed frameshift) gives MASVSISCPSCSATDGVVRNGKSTAGHQRYLCSHCRKTWQLQFTYTASQPGTHQKIIDMAMNGVGCRATARIMGVGLNTILRHFKKLRPQSVTSRIQPGSDVIVCAEMDEQWGYVGAKSLQRWLFYAYDRLRKTVVAHVFGERTMATLGRLMSLLSPFDVVIWMTDGWPLYESRLKGKLHVISKRYTQRIERHNLNLRQHLARLGRKSLSFSKSVELHDKVIGHYLNIKHYQ, from the exons GTGGCTTCTGTTTCTATCAGCTGTCCCTCCTGTTCAGCTACTGACGGGGTGGTGCGTAACGGCAAAAGCACCGCCGGACATCAGCGCTATCTCTGCTCTCACTGCCGTAAAACATGGCAACTGCAGTTCACTTACACCGCTTCTCAACCCGGTACGCACCAGAAAATCATTGATATGGCCATGAATGGCGTTGGATGCCGGGCAACCGCCCGCATTATGGGCGTTGGCCTCAACACGATTTTACGTCACT TTAAAAAACTCAGGCCGCAGTCGGTAACCTCGCGCATACAGCCGGGCAGTGACGTCATCGTCTGCGCGGAAATGGACGAACAGTGGGGCTATGTCGGGGCTAAATCGCTCCAGCGCTGGCTGTTTTACGCGTATGACAGGCTCCGGAAGACGGTTGTTGCGCACGTATTCGGTGAACGCACTATGGCGACGCTGGGGCGTCTTATGAGCCTGCTGTCACCCTTTGACGTGGTGATATGGATGACGGATGGCTGGCCGCTGTATGAATCCCGCCTGAAGGGAAAGCTGCACGTAATCAGCAAGCGATATACGCAGCGAATTGAGCGGCATAACCTGAATCTGAGGCAGCACCTGGCACGGCTGGGACGGAAGTCGCTGTCGTTCTCAAAATCGGTGGAGCTGCATGACAAAGTCATCGGGCATTATCTGAACATAAAACACTATCAATAA
- a CDS encoding nucleoside permease, with amino-acid sequence MNLKLQLKILSFLQFCLWGSWLTTLGSYMFVTLKFDGASIGAVYSSLGIAAVFMPTLLGIVADKWISAKWLYALCHLVGAATLFMAAGVTTPGAMFAVILLNSLAYMPTLGLINSISYYRLKTAGMDIVTDFPPIRIWGTIGFIMAMWAVSFSGFELSHMQLYIGAALSVLLVLFTLTLPHIPVSNQQKNQSWSSMLGLDAFALFKNKRMAIFFIFSMLLGAELQITNMFGNTFLHSFDNDPLFSGSFIVEHASVMMSISQISETLFILTIPFFLSRYGIKNVMLISIAAWMLRFGLFAYGDPSAFGTVLLVLSMIVYGCAFDFFNISGSVFVEKEVRPEIRASAQGMFLMMTNGFGCILGGIVSGKVVEMYTTNGITDWQPVWLIFAGYSVVLFFAFMALFKYKHVRTADGVQPIAHS; translated from the coding sequence ATGAACCTTAAGCTGCAGCTTAAAATTTTGTCATTTCTGCAGTTCTGCCTGTGGGGGAGCTGGCTAACCACGCTCGGCTCCTACATGTTTGTCACGCTGAAATTTGATGGCGCATCCATCGGGGCGGTATACAGCTCGCTCGGTATCGCGGCGGTGTTTATGCCGACGTTGCTGGGGATTGTGGCGGATAAGTGGATCAGTGCGAAGTGGTTGTACGCACTCTGTCACCTTGTAGGCGCAGCAACGCTATTTATGGCGGCCGGGGTGACCACGCCTGGGGCGATGTTTGCGGTCATTCTGCTTAACTCGCTGGCCTATATGCCAACGCTTGGGCTGATCAACTCGATCTCCTACTATCGCCTGAAAACGGCAGGTATGGATATCGTGACCGACTTCCCGCCAATCCGTATCTGGGGCACCATCGGCTTTATCATGGCGATGTGGGCGGTGAGCTTCTCTGGGTTCGAACTGAGCCATATGCAGCTCTATATCGGCGCGGCGCTCTCCGTACTGCTGGTGCTGTTCACCCTGACGCTGCCGCATATCCCGGTTTCCAACCAGCAGAAAAACCAGAGCTGGAGCAGCATGCTCGGTCTGGATGCGTTTGCGCTGTTCAAAAATAAACGCATGGCGATCTTCTTTATCTTCTCGATGCTGCTGGGCGCTGAACTGCAAATCACCAACATGTTCGGCAATACGTTCCTGCACAGCTTTGATAACGATCCGCTCTTCTCGGGTAGCTTTATCGTTGAACACGCGTCGGTAATGATGTCGATTTCGCAGATCTCCGAGACGCTGTTTATCCTGACTATCCCGTTCTTCCTGAGCCGCTATGGCATCAAGAACGTGATGCTGATCAGTATCGCCGCGTGGATGCTGCGCTTTGGTCTGTTCGCTTACGGTGACCCGTCTGCCTTCGGCACCGTGCTGCTGGTGCTGTCGATGATTGTCTACGGCTGCGCCTTCGACTTCTTCAACATCTCGGGTTCCGTGTTTGTCGAGAAAGAGGTTCGCCCTGAAATTCGCGCCAGTGCGCAGGGGATGTTCCTGATGATGACCAACGGCTTCGGCTGTATTCTCGGTGGGATTGTGAGCGGTAAGGTTGTGGAGATGTATACCACTAACGGCATTACCGACTGGCAGCCGGTATGGCTAATCTTCGCCGGTTACTCCGTGGTGCTGTTCTTTGCCTTCATGGCTCTGTTCAAATACAAACATGTTCGTACTGCGGATGGCGTTCAGCCCATCGCACACTCGTAA